The genomic segment CCCGCATCCCCGTGGTCGCCCATGCCGACGAGACGCTGCGCCACGTCGCCGACCGCATGGCCGCCGAGGGCCACGGCGCCCTGCCCGTCGTCGAGGCCTCCGACCCCCAGCGCCTGGTCGGGCTGGTCACGCAGTTCGACCTGCTGCGCGCGCACGAGCGCGTGCTCGTCGAGGAGCGCCGCCGCGCCGCGCCCCTGCACCCGCGGAGCCTGCTCGGCCTGCGCCCCAGGAGGGAGCCGACGGCGTGACCGCACCCACCGACGAGGAGTACCGGCGCCTGCTCGCCTTCCGCACGGAGCTGCGCCGCTTCATCCGCTGGAGCGAGACCGCGGCGGCGGACGCCGGGCTCACCCCCGCGCTGCATCAGCTGCTGCTCGCGATCCGCGGCCACGACGACGCGACGGGACCGGCGACGATCGGCTCGGTGGCCGAGGCGCTGCTCGTGCGCCACCACACCGCGGTCGAGCTCGCCCAGCGCGCCGAGCAGGAGGGCCTCATCGTCCGCCGGCGCGACGAGGACGACCAGCGGCGCGTCCTGCTCGCGCTCACGCGGCGGGGCGCGGCGCGCCTGGACCGGCTCAGCGAGATGCACCTCGAGCAGATCGGCGGCCTGGCCGAGCGCCTGACCGCGGTGACCGCCCGGCGATGACCGGGCGCGCGCTGGTCGCAGGACGCCCTCGTCGGCCACGCGGCGCGAGGCGGTGGTGCGGGCGGTCATCTTCGCGCCGTGGCCGGTGACCTTCAGCTTCACGGT from the Baekduia soli genome contains:
- a CDS encoding MarR family winged helix-turn-helix transcriptional regulator codes for the protein MTAPTDEEYRRLLAFRTELRRFIRWSETAAADAGLTPALHQLLLAIRGHDDATGPATIGSVAEALLVRHHTAVELAQRAEQEGLIVRRRDEDDQRRVLLALTRRGAARLDRLSEMHLEQIGGLAERLTAVTARR